A genomic window from Microbacterium sp. H1-D42 includes:
- the nadB gene encoding L-aspartate oxidase, which produces MKVLVVGSGIAGLTTALRAEALGHDVELVVKGAIGSGCTPLAQGGIAGAYGPDDSPALHALDTMHAGDGHGDPRAIAALVDGAAAAVEALIDAGVAFDRGDDGEIARGLEAAHSLPRIAHAGGDATGAAISAALIDRVRASGIHIREHAFAADLLVTDERAHGIRLLDRTVLAADAVVLATGGAGQLYAHTTNPAGATGDGIAMALRAGAAVADLEFVQFHPTVLESSGVPFLISEAVRGAGAVLVDADGHRFLLDQHPDAELAPRDVVARAVTRQAAAQGSPVRLDATALGAAALAHRFPTIDAELRRRGLDWSREPVPVTPAAHYLMGGIATDLDGRTSMPGLWAVGETARTGVHGANRLASNSLLEGAVFAARAADSLGDTPPHASRSRSLSPSSADSDNDRDLDGTTPFTRADLQQLMWDGVGLLRTHDGMSDAVAQLSAWAAPAGTTATAQEDANLLTVARAVASAALARTTSLGAHHLSHAPAPALIGAS; this is translated from the coding sequence ATGAAGGTTCTCGTCGTCGGGTCGGGCATCGCGGGACTGACCACGGCGCTGCGTGCCGAGGCCCTCGGGCACGACGTGGAGCTGGTCGTCAAGGGCGCCATCGGCAGCGGGTGCACTCCCCTGGCACAGGGCGGCATCGCCGGGGCCTACGGCCCTGATGACTCCCCCGCGCTGCATGCGCTGGACACGATGCACGCGGGCGACGGACATGGTGACCCGCGCGCGATCGCGGCGCTGGTCGACGGGGCCGCTGCTGCCGTCGAGGCGCTGATCGACGCCGGAGTGGCGTTCGACCGCGGCGACGACGGCGAGATCGCGCGTGGACTCGAAGCCGCCCACTCGCTGCCCCGCATCGCCCACGCCGGCGGGGATGCCACCGGCGCCGCGATCTCGGCTGCCCTGATCGACCGGGTTCGCGCATCGGGCATCCACATCCGCGAACACGCCTTCGCAGCGGATCTTCTCGTGACCGATGAGCGCGCCCATGGCATCCGACTGCTGGATCGGACTGTGCTCGCGGCCGATGCCGTCGTGCTCGCCACGGGCGGCGCCGGGCAGCTGTACGCGCACACGACCAACCCCGCGGGCGCGACCGGCGATGGCATCGCGATGGCGCTGCGCGCCGGTGCCGCCGTCGCCGACCTCGAGTTCGTGCAGTTCCATCCGACGGTTCTCGAATCGTCCGGCGTGCCGTTCCTGATCTCGGAGGCGGTTCGAGGGGCGGGTGCTGTGCTGGTGGATGCCGATGGCCACCGGTTCCTGCTCGACCAGCATCCGGATGCCGAACTCGCCCCACGCGATGTCGTGGCCCGTGCGGTGACGCGGCAGGCAGCGGCGCAGGGCTCGCCAGTGCGGCTTGACGCGACCGCGCTCGGCGCTGCCGCGCTCGCCCACAGGTTCCCGACCATCGACGCCGAGCTGCGGCGACGCGGTCTGGACTGGTCGCGCGAGCCGGTGCCGGTCACGCCCGCCGCGCACTACCTGATGGGCGGCATCGCAACCGATCTCGACGGCCGCACGTCGATGCCGGGGCTGTGGGCCGTCGGCGAGACCGCTCGCACCGGTGTGCATGGCGCGAATCGCCTGGCATCCAACTCCCTGCTCGAGGGAGCCGTCTTCGCCGCCCGTGCCGCCGATTCACTTGGCGACACCCCACCACACGCATCCAGATCGCGATCGTTGTCGCCATCGAGCGCTGATAGCGACAACGATCGCGACCTGGACGGCACGACGCCCTTCACCCGCGCCGATCTGCAGCAGCTGATGTGGGATGGGGTCGGGCTGCTGCGCACCCACGACGGGATGTCGGATGCTGTCGCGCAGCTGTCTGCATGGGCCGCGCCCGCGGGCACGACTGCGACCGCTCAGGAGGACGCGAATCTGCTGACGGTCGCTCGCGCCGTGGCATCCGCCGCCCTTGCCCGCACCACCTCACTCGGCGCGCACCACCTCTCGCACGCACCAGCCCCCGCCTTGATCGGAGCCTCATGA
- the nadC gene encoding carboxylating nicotinate-nucleotide diphosphorylase, with amino-acid sequence MITPATLHRTVRAALEEDAPWGDITSAALLPADATAIADLVARESGVFSGGEVFAAAFTLTDPSVQVDLHFADGDRFAADDVLASVTGPARSLLTAERVALNFSQRMSGVATLTAAYVDAVAGTGVRIADTRKTTPGLREFERHAVVSGGGSNHRRSLSDAVMAKDNHLAVLRAGGQDLATALRSALGSLPHTTHVVVEVDRLDQIPAVLDGGADTVLLDNFSLDDLRAGVAVLAGRATAEASGGVNLDTVRAIAETGVQVISVGALTHSARALDLGLDLRIG; translated from the coding sequence ATGATCACCCCGGCCACCTTGCATCGCACCGTGCGCGCTGCCCTCGAGGAGGACGCACCCTGGGGTGACATCACCTCCGCCGCTCTGCTCCCCGCAGACGCCACGGCCATCGCCGATCTGGTCGCGCGTGAGTCGGGGGTCTTCAGCGGCGGCGAGGTGTTCGCCGCCGCGTTCACCCTCACCGACCCGAGCGTGCAGGTCGATCTGCACTTCGCCGACGGTGATCGGTTCGCAGCGGACGACGTGCTGGCATCCGTCACGGGACCAGCGCGCAGCCTGCTCACGGCCGAGCGGGTCGCCCTGAACTTCAGTCAGCGCATGAGCGGCGTCGCGACGCTCACCGCGGCATACGTGGATGCTGTCGCCGGCACCGGCGTACGCATCGCCGACACCCGCAAGACCACGCCGGGCCTGCGCGAGTTCGAGCGGCACGCCGTGGTCTCTGGCGGCGGCAGCAATCATCGCCGCTCGCTGTCAGATGCGGTGATGGCGAAGGACAACCACCTTGCCGTGCTGCGGGCGGGCGGTCAGGATCTGGCCACCGCTCTGCGCTCGGCACTCGGCAGCCTGCCGCACACCACGCATGTCGTGGTGGAGGTTGACCGGCTCGATCAGATCCCCGCTGTGCTCGACGGCGGCGCCGACACGGTGCTGCTCGACAACTTCTCACTCGACGACCTGCGCGCCGGCGTCGCCGTGCTCGCCGGGCGGGCGACGGCCGAGGCGTCAGGAGGAGTGAACCTCGACACCGTGCGCGCCATCGCCGAGACCGGGGTGCAGGTCATCTCAGTCGGCGCGCTCACGCACTCCGCTCGGGCTCTGGATCTCGGGCTCGACCTGCGGATCGGCTGA
- a CDS encoding squalene cyclase: MSSLTDEKTDWLRESDPALRWQVERDLLGLPENTWQATRALVETEGVGAAILARQDADGQWAGGAYFPSREFDGAGASARDWDAQPWIATTWALKDLRDLGLDAAALSGTAEKLAANCVWEFEDRPYWGGEIDVCINGFTLATGAWLGADVSAIAAWFPEHRLADGGWNCEAEEGDSVRSSFHSTLNAVVEMLAYETLTGDGALRAARHAGEEYLLERRLLRRLSTGELVAPWVTDFIAPSRWQYSALAALDHFRRVAEFEGTEPDPRLAEAVESVRAARQPDGTWLQGDSLPGAVWIDIDVLPGEPSKWLTLIGARVLDWWDAAQPAG; the protein is encoded by the coding sequence ATGAGTTCGCTGACGGACGAGAAGACCGACTGGCTGCGGGAATCCGACCCGGCGCTGCGGTGGCAGGTCGAACGCGATCTGCTTGGGCTGCCTGAGAACACCTGGCAGGCGACGCGCGCCCTCGTAGAGACGGAGGGGGTCGGCGCGGCGATCCTCGCCAGGCAGGATGCCGACGGGCAATGGGCGGGAGGGGCGTACTTCCCGTCGCGGGAGTTCGACGGCGCCGGTGCCAGCGCACGGGACTGGGACGCGCAGCCGTGGATCGCCACGACATGGGCGCTGAAGGACTTGCGCGATCTCGGCTTGGACGCCGCGGCGCTGTCTGGAACAGCCGAGAAACTGGCAGCCAACTGCGTGTGGGAGTTCGAGGACCGGCCGTACTGGGGTGGAGAGATCGATGTCTGCATCAACGGCTTCACACTCGCGACCGGTGCGTGGCTGGGAGCGGACGTCTCTGCGATCGCGGCGTGGTTCCCCGAGCACCGCCTGGCCGACGGCGGCTGGAACTGCGAGGCCGAAGAGGGCGACTCGGTGCGCTCGTCCTTCCACTCGACCCTGAACGCCGTGGTGGAGATGCTGGCGTACGAAACGCTCACGGGTGACGGGGCGCTGCGCGCGGCGCGCCACGCGGGTGAGGAGTATCTGCTCGAGCGCCGGCTGCTGCGCCGGCTGTCGACAGGAGAGCTCGTGGCGCCGTGGGTCACGGACTTCATCGCCCCCAGCCGCTGGCAGTACAGCGCGCTCGCCGCGCTGGACCACTTCCGGCGCGTGGCGGAGTTCGAGGGCACCGAGCCCGACCCGCGGCTGGCGGAGGCCGTCGAGTCGGTGCGCGCAGCGCGGCAGCCGGACGGCACGTGGCTGCAGGGCGACTCGCTGCCAGGAGCGGTCTGGATCGACATCGACGTGCTGCCAGGCGAGCCGTCGAAGTGGCTGACGCTGATCGGCGCGCGCGTGCTCGACTGGTGGGATGCCGCGCAGCCCGCGGGCTGA
- a CDS encoding amidohydrolase family protein has product MPASDTTPGPQSDAEIPAYLDALGVPGLADIHVHFLPDRMLDKVWAYFDDAERNYGKAWPIHYRVSTEERLTIARRLGMRAIPALTYPHKAGMAEWLNDWNRDFAVANADVVHCGTLYAEPEASDYVPVALAAGARLFKVHVQVGGFAPDDPVLDPAWAAFAAARVPVVIHAGSQPLPGQHTGPDAIAKVLARFPDLGFVIAHMGMPEYDAFADLAEQYENVHLDTTMFATGYFDEPAIPAAYLARLGRLQHKIVLGSDFPNIPYAYARQLAGLAELDLGDDWMRSVLWSNGARLLGLSAATP; this is encoded by the coding sequence ATGCCCGCATCCGACACCACGCCAGGACCGCAGTCGGATGCCGAGATCCCCGCCTACCTCGACGCTCTCGGCGTCCCGGGTCTCGCTGACATCCACGTGCACTTCCTGCCCGACCGGATGCTCGACAAGGTCTGGGCGTACTTCGACGATGCCGAGCGCAACTACGGCAAAGCCTGGCCGATCCACTACCGGGTCAGCACCGAGGAGCGGCTCACGATCGCACGCCGCCTCGGCATGCGCGCGATCCCCGCACTGACCTACCCGCACAAGGCGGGCATGGCGGAATGGCTGAACGACTGGAACCGCGATTTCGCGGTCGCCAACGCCGATGTCGTGCATTGCGGCACGCTGTATGCCGAGCCCGAGGCATCCGACTACGTCCCGGTAGCCCTCGCCGCCGGCGCCCGTCTCTTCAAAGTGCACGTGCAGGTCGGTGGCTTCGCGCCCGACGACCCCGTGCTCGATCCGGCATGGGCCGCGTTCGCCGCGGCGCGCGTGCCGGTCGTGATCCATGCCGGGTCCCAGCCGCTGCCAGGCCAGCACACCGGGCCGGATGCGATCGCGAAAGTGCTCGCACGGTTCCCCGACCTCGGCTTCGTCATCGCGCACATGGGGATGCCCGAATACGACGCCTTTGCAGACCTCGCCGAGCAGTACGAGAACGTGCACCTGGACACCACGATGTTCGCCACCGGGTACTTCGATGAGCCCGCGATTCCGGCGGCGTACCTTGCGCGGCTGGGCCGCCTGCAGCACAAGATCGTGCTCGGCTCCGACTTTCCGAACATCCCCTACGCCTACGCCCGCCAGCTCGCGGGACTCGCCGAACTCGACCTCGGCGACGACTGGATGCGCTCGGTGCTCTGGAGCAATGGCGCACGGCTTCTTGGTCTGAGCGCCGCGACCCCGTAG
- a CDS encoding NUDIX domain-containing protein produces MPADDAIGVAVSTVIFSLRGSSDGDRLMLPLVRRTREPHLGQWALPGGWLDPREDLDASASRTLAETTALKPSYLEQLYTFGDVDRAPSRAIAIVYWALLRSDLVDAQRAAADAPENVEWYDVDALPPLAFDHNRIADYALDRLRNKVGYSRIAAGLLPDEFTLTELREVYEAVLGERLDPSNFRRLLADSDELVPTESFRTGKHRPARLFRYVAHA; encoded by the coding sequence ATGCCAGCAGACGACGCGATCGGCGTCGCCGTGTCGACAGTGATCTTCTCGCTGCGCGGCTCTTCAGACGGCGATCGGCTGATGCTGCCGCTCGTGCGACGCACCAGGGAGCCGCACCTTGGCCAGTGGGCGCTGCCGGGTGGCTGGCTGGATCCTCGTGAGGACCTCGACGCGTCAGCATCCCGCACACTCGCCGAGACCACGGCTCTCAAGCCGAGCTATCTCGAGCAGCTGTACACGTTCGGCGACGTCGATCGCGCACCCAGTCGTGCCATCGCGATCGTGTACTGGGCGCTGCTGCGCTCGGATCTCGTCGATGCACAGCGCGCCGCGGCCGACGCGCCGGAGAACGTCGAATGGTACGACGTCGATGCCCTCCCCCCGCTCGCTTTCGACCACAACCGCATCGCCGACTACGCGCTGGACAGGCTGCGCAACAAGGTCGGCTACAGCCGGATCGCGGCCGGTCTGCTGCCGGACGAGTTCACGCTCACAGAGCTCCGAGAGGTCTATGAGGCCGTGCTGGGCGAGCGTCTTGATCCCTCGAACTTCCGCCGCCTGCTGGCTGACTCGGACGAACTGGTGCCTACTGAGTCGTTCCGCACCGGCAAGCACCGCCCGGCGCGGCTGTTCCGCTACGTCGCGCACGCCTGA
- the nadA gene encoding quinolinate synthase NadA: MSTHPLSTLDPSVDHAIQAIVDGASIESTCTTDLAAGPWDFDIRPGYGPGSSMGDVIPTGAPRQGELPTAYREADEEDLHDRIRAAKETLGDRVVVLGHFYQREEVVRHADYVGDSFQLANAALEHPDAEAIVFCGVHFMAETADLLSRPEQSVILPNLAAGCSMADMADIDQVEDCWEQLADVLGPLDEADADGLVPVIPVTYMNSSAAIKGFVGRHGGIVCTSSNAATVLEWAFARGRRVLFFPDQHLGRNTAKAMGVPLERMPMWNPRRPLGGSSAAQLTDSQVILWHGFCSVHRRFSVDQIETARAEHPDVRVIVHPECPMEVVDAADEAGSTDYIRRAIADATEPTTFAIGTEINLVRRLAAQHPQHEIFCLDPVVCPCSTMYRIHPGYLAWVLEELVAGRVQNRIQVADDVAAPARVALERMLAAKPR, encoded by the coding sequence ATGTCCACTCACCCCCTCAGCACGCTCGATCCGTCGGTCGACCACGCCATCCAGGCGATCGTCGACGGAGCCTCGATCGAGAGCACCTGCACCACTGACCTGGCTGCAGGTCCCTGGGACTTCGACATCCGCCCCGGATACGGGCCAGGCTCGTCGATGGGCGATGTGATCCCGACGGGCGCTCCCCGCCAGGGCGAGCTGCCCACCGCGTACCGCGAAGCAGACGAAGAAGACCTGCACGACCGCATCCGCGCCGCGAAGGAGACCCTCGGCGACCGCGTCGTCGTGCTCGGCCACTTCTACCAGCGCGAGGAGGTGGTGCGGCACGCCGACTACGTCGGCGACTCGTTCCAGCTCGCGAACGCCGCACTCGAACATCCGGACGCCGAGGCGATCGTGTTCTGCGGCGTGCACTTCATGGCTGAGACCGCCGACCTGCTCTCCCGTCCTGAGCAGTCGGTGATCCTGCCGAACCTCGCGGCGGGCTGCTCGATGGCCGACATGGCCGACATCGATCAGGTCGAGGACTGCTGGGAGCAGCTGGCCGATGTCTTAGGCCCTCTGGATGAGGCGGATGCTGACGGACTCGTCCCGGTGATCCCGGTCACCTACATGAACTCCTCCGCCGCGATCAAGGGCTTCGTCGGCCGGCACGGCGGCATCGTCTGCACGTCGTCGAACGCCGCGACAGTTCTGGAATGGGCGTTCGCCCGCGGGCGACGGGTGCTGTTCTTCCCCGACCAACACCTCGGCCGCAACACCGCGAAGGCGATGGGCGTGCCGCTGGAGCGGATGCCGATGTGGAACCCCCGTCGCCCACTGGGCGGCTCGTCAGCTGCCCAGCTCACCGACTCGCAGGTGATCCTGTGGCACGGATTCTGCTCGGTGCACCGCCGCTTCAGCGTCGACCAGATCGAGACGGCACGCGCTGAGCACCCTGATGTGCGCGTGATCGTGCACCCGGAGTGCCCGATGGAGGTCGTCGATGCCGCCGATGAAGCGGGCTCCACCGACTACATCCGCCGAGCGATCGCCGATGCCACCGAGCCCACGACTTTCGCGATCGGCACCGAGATCAACCTGGTGCGTCGCCTGGCGGCGCAGCATCCTCAGCACGAGATCTTCTGTCTCGACCCGGTGGTCTGCCCCTGCTCGACGATGTACCGCATCCACCCCGGCTATCTCGCGTGGGTGCTGGAAGAACTGGTCGCCGGCCGAGTGCAGAACCGCATTCAGGTCGCAGATGACGTCGCGGCACCTGCGCGGGTCGCACTCGAGCGGATGCTGGCAGCGAAGCCGCGATGA
- a CDS encoding cysteine desulfurase family protein, whose protein sequence is MLYLDHAATTPVRPEVLEAMRPYLTNVFGNPSSHHTVGEAAAEALEWARGRVAAALGMRAAEVIFTSGGTESNNLAVKGIVLGAPRAGQPTLITTPIEHESILESVDYLRRLHDVDVRMLPVDALGVVTPNALRVALANDAVLVSFGHANNEIGTVQDAAGLIAVAREHGVPVHVDAVQSAGWLDLRDLGADAVSIAGHKLGTPKGIGALGVRSRVPLEPLLHGGGQERGRRSGTENVAGAVGLATALDLAESERESAAAAVAATTSEFIAAVLDAVPRAALTGSPDRRLPNLASFTFEGTSGEAVLLELERRGVVSSSGSACAAGSDEPSPVLLALGIPAATAQTSVRFTFGHTPLPPGSGDHLASLVAAAVSAVSGP, encoded by the coding sequence ATGCTCTACCTCGACCACGCCGCGACCACGCCGGTGCGCCCCGAGGTGCTCGAGGCGATGCGCCCGTACCTGACGAATGTGTTCGGCAACCCGTCGAGCCATCACACGGTCGGCGAGGCGGCGGCCGAGGCGCTGGAGTGGGCGCGCGGGCGGGTCGCCGCGGCGCTGGGGATGCGCGCCGCCGAAGTGATCTTCACCTCGGGCGGCACCGAGTCGAACAACCTCGCAGTGAAGGGCATCGTGCTCGGGGCGCCGCGCGCGGGTCAGCCGACACTCATCACGACCCCGATCGAGCACGAGTCGATTCTGGAGTCCGTGGACTATCTGCGGCGGCTTCACGACGTCGACGTGCGGATGCTGCCAGTGGACGCCCTTGGCGTGGTGACGCCCAATGCCCTGCGCGTGGCGCTAGCCAATGATGCCGTGCTGGTCAGCTTCGGCCACGCGAACAACGAGATCGGCACGGTGCAGGACGCCGCGGGGCTCATCGCCGTGGCCAGGGAGCACGGCGTTCCTGTGCATGTGGATGCGGTGCAGTCCGCGGGATGGCTCGACCTGCGCGATCTCGGCGCGGATGCCGTCTCGATCGCCGGCCACAAACTCGGCACCCCCAAGGGCATCGGCGCACTGGGCGTGCGCTCGCGCGTGCCGCTGGAGCCGCTGCTGCATGGCGGCGGCCAGGAGCGCGGTCGCCGCAGCGGCACCGAGAACGTCGCCGGCGCCGTGGGCCTGGCGACGGCGCTGGACCTCGCCGAGTCCGAGCGCGAATCCGCCGCAGCGGCCGTCGCCGCGACGACGTCCGAGTTCATCGCCGCAGTGTTGGATGCTGTGCCGCGGGCCGCCTTGACCGGCTCGCCCGACCGGCGCCTGCCGAATCTGGCGAGCTTCACCTTCGAGGGCACCAGTGGCGAAGCCGTGCTGCTGGAGCTCGAGCGCCGCGGGGTGGTCTCATCGAGTGGTTCCGCGTGCGCGGCCGGAAGTGACGAGCCCTCCCCCGTGCTGCTGGCGCTCGGCATCCCCGCCGCCACCGCGCAGACCTCTGTGCGCTTCACGTTCGGCCACACGCCGCTGCCCCCGGGGTCGGGCGATCATCTGGCGTCCCTCGTCGCTGCGGCGGTCTCAGCCGTCTCGGGTCCGTGA